A DNA window from Suncus etruscus isolate mSunEtr1 chromosome 8, mSunEtr1.pri.cur, whole genome shotgun sequence contains the following coding sequences:
- the ATP5MG gene encoding ATP synthase subunit g, mitochondrial, giving the protein MAQMVRNLAEKAPALISAAVTYSKPRLATFLQYAKVELVPPTPAEIPTAIQGLKKIVNSAKTGSFKHLTVKEALLNGLVATEVWMWFYVGEIIGKRSLVGYNV; this is encoded by the exons ATGGCCCAGATGGTGCGGAATCTCGCCGAGAAGGCCCCAGCGCTCATCAGCG ctgCTGTGACTTACTCGAAGCCTCGATTGGCCACATTTTTACAATATGCCAAGGTTGAGCTGGTGCCTCCAACCCCCGCTGAGATCCCAACAGCTATTCAGGGCTTGAAGAAAATAGTCAATAGTGCTAAAACCGGGAGCTTCAAACATCTGACGGTTAAG GAAGCTCTGCTGAATGGTTTGGTGGCCACAGAGGTGTGGATGTGGTTTTACGTTGGCGAGATCATTGGGAAGCGGAGCCTTGTTGGCTACAACGTTTGA